One window of Halorussus sp. MSC15.2 genomic DNA carries:
- a CDS encoding 3-hydroxyacyl-CoA dehydrogenase/enoyl-CoA hydratase family protein gives MDVEDINTIAVLGAGNMGHGIAEVAALAGYEVNLRDIKEEFVQNGYEQIEWSLDKLAEKDQISEEEADASLDRVTPLVDFEEAVSDADFVVEAVPEKMDIKKDVYGELEEYAPDEAVFATNTSSLSITELSEVTERPERFCGMHFFNPPVRMQLVEVISGAHTDDEVLDLTEDLAEEMGKTPVRVRKDSPGFIVNRILVPLMNEAAWMVESGDYTIEEVDSATKFDMGLPMGSFELADQVGIDVGYHVLDYMHEVLGDAYEPCPLLAQKVEEEKLGKKTGEGFYDYEDGGAQIPTDAGREDAVRRLQAVMANEVAKLVANDVADPDAIDEAVMLGAGFPDGPARIADEAGLEALADTLDDLHEETGAERYEASDYLREAAAEGGFYGGSDDADEGAYDYDTIRVEKPGEMVGKVVLDRPHRMNTVSEDLLDELGDAIDALEEDDEVRALLLVGEGDKAFSAGADVQSMAAGGGDPLQAVELSKKGQETFGKLESCPMPVVAGIDGYCLGGGMEMATCADLRLATERSEMGQPEHNLGLLPGWGGTQRLKHIVGEGRAKEIIFTADRFDPETMADFGFVNEVVEASEFEERAFELAADLAAGPPIAQKYTKRAMLAGRDDTDAGLEVESQAFGHLMNTDDLMEGVTAFMGDGEPEFEGK, from the coding sequence ATGGACGTAGAAGATATCAACACCATCGCGGTTCTCGGAGCGGGCAACATGGGCCACGGCATCGCGGAAGTCGCGGCCCTCGCCGGGTACGAGGTCAACCTGCGCGACATCAAGGAGGAGTTCGTCCAGAACGGCTACGAACAGATAGAGTGGAGCCTCGACAAACTGGCGGAGAAAGACCAGATTTCCGAAGAAGAGGCCGACGCCTCCCTCGACCGCGTGACGCCGCTCGTGGACTTCGAGGAGGCCGTCTCAGACGCTGACTTCGTGGTCGAGGCGGTTCCCGAGAAGATGGACATCAAGAAGGACGTGTACGGGGAGTTGGAGGAGTACGCGCCCGACGAGGCGGTGTTCGCCACCAACACCTCCAGCCTCTCGATTACCGAACTCTCGGAGGTCACCGAGCGACCCGAGCGGTTCTGCGGGATGCACTTCTTCAACCCGCCGGTCCGGATGCAACTCGTGGAGGTCATCTCGGGCGCACACACCGACGACGAGGTGCTGGACCTCACCGAGGACCTCGCCGAGGAGATGGGCAAGACGCCGGTCCGCGTCCGCAAGGACAGTCCCGGGTTCATCGTGAACCGCATCCTCGTTCCCCTGATGAACGAGGCGGCGTGGATGGTCGAGTCCGGCGACTACACCATCGAGGAGGTAGACAGCGCGACCAAGTTCGACATGGGCCTGCCGATGGGGAGCTTCGAACTCGCCGACCAAGTCGGCATCGACGTGGGCTACCACGTCCTCGACTACATGCACGAGGTGCTGGGCGACGCCTACGAACCCTGCCCGCTCCTCGCCCAGAAGGTCGAGGAGGAGAAACTCGGCAAGAAAACCGGCGAGGGGTTCTACGACTACGAGGACGGCGGTGCCCAGATTCCGACCGACGCCGGGAGGGAGGACGCGGTTCGCCGCCTCCAGGCGGTGATGGCCAACGAGGTCGCCAAACTGGTCGCGAACGACGTGGCCGACCCCGACGCCATCGACGAGGCCGTGATGCTCGGCGCTGGCTTCCCCGACGGTCCGGCGCGAATCGCCGACGAGGCCGGTCTCGAAGCGCTCGCGGACACCCTCGACGACCTCCACGAGGAGACCGGTGCCGAGCGATACGAGGCCAGCGACTACCTCCGCGAGGCCGCCGCCGAGGGCGGTTTCTACGGCGGTTCGGACGACGCCGACGAGGGCGCGTACGACTACGACACCATCCGCGTCGAGAAACCCGGCGAGATGGTCGGCAAGGTCGTCCTCGACCGACCCCACCGGATGAACACGGTCAGCGAGGACCTGCTGGACGAACTCGGCGACGCCATCGACGCGCTGGAGGAGGACGACGAGGTGCGCGCGCTCCTGCTCGTCGGCGAGGGCGACAAGGCCTTCTCCGCGGGCGCGGACGTCCAGAGCATGGCCGCGGGCGGCGGCGACCCGCTGCAGGCGGTCGAACTCTCGAAGAAGGGCCAAGAGACCTTCGGCAAACTCGAATCCTGTCCGATGCCGGTCGTCGCGGGCATCGACGGCTACTGCCTCGGCGGCGGCATGGAGATGGCGACCTGCGCCGACCTGCGTCTCGCCACCGAGCGCTCCGAGATGGGCCAACCCGAGCACAATCTGGGTCTCCTGCCCGGATGGGGCGGCACCCAGCGCCTCAAGCACATCGTCGGCGAGGGCCGCGCCAAGGAGATAATCTTCACCGCCGACCGCTTCGACCCCGAGACGATGGCCGACTTCGGCTTCGTCAACGAGGTCGTCGAGGCGTCGGAGTTCGAGGAGCGGGCCTTCGAACTGGCGGCCGACCTCGCGGCCGGACCGCCCATCGCCCAGAAGTACACCAAGCGCGCGATGCTCGCGGGCCGCGACGACACCGACGCCGGACTCGAAGTCGAGTCCCAAGCGTTCGGCCACCTCATGAACACCGACGACCTGATGGAGGGCGTCACGGCGTTCATGGGCGACGGCGAGCCAGAATTCGAAGGGAAGTGA